In the Vicinamibacterales bacterium genome, GCGCGACTCCGCCCGCTCCCGTTGGTGTGGTCGATGTCGGCCGCTGCGAACCCGGCGAGATCCGACAGCATCGATGCGTAGAGCGTGACCGTCGACGGGCTGTCGAGCGCCGCAGGCGCGGTGGTCACGAACGCGTGGTACAAGCGGCTCTGTCGGCCGATCGTGATGCCGATGCTCGGCGTCGTCGCGATGTCACGCACGGTGTGCCTCCTTTCTGTCGCGTTTGGGTTGATGTCCGCGGGCTGAACCCCTCGGGCATCACGTATTGGCCGAATCCGGGCGAGATCGCCGGAGCCGTCAAGGCCGCCAGCCCCGCGTCGCGGGGTCGGAGCGAAGCGGAGAGCCTTGACGGGCCGGCGGCGAGCCCGAGAATCAGGAACGTGATGTCCGAGGTGCGCACGGGCAAGTGGTCGCAGGCGGCCGCGCCATGGCCGTCCGCGAAGGGTCGTCTGGGTCGTCTGGCGAACGTGCATTCGACTGAAGACGCGCACACAGACCTCCGGCGAAAGGCCGCTGGCTCTGGAGCGTGCGGCAGGTCACTTCGCGACCAGGCGGTCGCGGACGGTGCGGGTGGCCTGGGCCGATCCCGCGTGATGGCGATTGTCGAAACGGGGAGCCGCGGGGGGATGTGCCCGCGCGGCGGCCACCATGGTCAGTTGACCGTGGTGAGGAGGCGGCTGGCGGCGCGGTCGAGGGCGAAGCGTCCATCCTGCCAGGACGTGCGTTGGCTGAGTCGCGTCAGCCCCTGCACGTAGCCCCAGACCGAACGGGGATTCGTCTCGTGTCGTTCCGCCAAGTCGTACGCCTCCGCGGCCTGCTTGTGCGACAGATCGATCCGTCGCATGGCCGCGTCAACCACCGCCTCGCGCGTGGCGCCCAGTTCCTGGGTGGTGGCCCCGAGGAGCAGGGAGCGGTCACGGGCGGTGTCCGCGTCGAGGGCCGCGCGCACGCCTTCGAGCGAAGACGTCCACGCGTCCTGGATCGACGCGCCCACGTGGCGGCGCCGGAAGCCGGCCACGTACTGGAAACCCCAGATGAGGTGATTCGCGCAGACCGCGCGGAACAAGAACACATCCAAGGTCAGGGCGGCGGCGCCCACGTCACTGTTCCGGAGGATGAACCCGCGGAACAGTCCGGCGTGGGACTCATCGGTCGGGTCGTCGAGATCGCGGTTGCCGTCCACGAGGAACAGGAACATGTCTCGATCTCCCAGGTAGGCGCCGGACGGAACGCGTTCGGCGCCGTACTCGCCGTCCTTGTAGCCGAGCGGGAGGTGCCAGGCCGGGCGCAGGGCCATGAGGTCGAGCACCCGGCTGGCCAGCTCGTCGTGGTGGACCCGTGCGTAGCGCGATGATGTGATCGCGTGCACCGTCCACGGGGCGGCACAGTCCGCGAGGAGCTGGTGCTCGTCGCGGCGTTGCCGCTGCAGCCCGACGTTGATCGCGCTGGACGCGATCGTGGCGGGCAGCGTCCGGAGGTACTTCGGGGGCGCGCCGGCGATCGTGGCGAGCTGCTCGAAGCTCCAATGGGTCAAGGCGGCGGAGCGACCGGACGCGTCGTGCAGCACGAGCGCGTCATTCGCCACTGCCTCGGTCCTAAACGCGGGGGTCTCGATGGTGCGCTCCTCGAGGCGGTTGCGCCGAGCGCAAGCCGCCGCGTGGAGCGCCGCGACGCTGTCGTACCGTTCATCG is a window encoding:
- a CDS encoding DUF932 domain-containing protein, coding for MNGIGVSAVAAHTAHREWATRPADERYDSVAALHAAACARRNRLEERTIETPAFRTEAVANDALVLHDASGRSAALTHWSFEQLATIAGAPPKYLRTLPATIASSAINVGLQRQRRDEHQLLADCAAPWTVHAITSSRYARVHHDELASRVLDLMALRPAWHLPLGYKDGEYGAERVPSGAYLGDRDMFLFLVDGNRDLDDPTDESHAGLFRGFILRNSDVGAAALTLDVFLFRAVCANHLIWGFQYVAGFRRRHVGASIQDAWTSSLEGVRAALDADTARDRSLLLGATTQELGATREAVVDAAMRRIDLSHKQAAEAYDLAERHETNPRSVWGYVQGLTRLSQRTSWQDGRFALDRAASRLLTTVN